The Streptomyces sp. NBC_00236 DNA window GGCCCGAACGAGCCCTTCGCGTCCGATCCGGCGTCACCGCGGGCGGATCCGGGGGCCGTGGTCTCCATCGAACAGCCGCTCAGCGTCAGCGTGAGCGCCGTCACAAGAGCGACGGCCAACCCCGTACCGATCGACTTCGTCCTACTGGGCAAGGCGGGTCACTCCCTCATTGCTTACGTCGCACTTATGTGCGGACTGCAACGACTATACATAGCGCGTATACATGCGGTGTATAGGGGGTCGGGTGTGAGGGCACGAGGCCGGTGGAGGGCCTTCATGCCTGGTCGGAGACGTGCGTGCGAACGGAGCGGAGCCCGGTGACGGGGTGCGTCACCGGGCTCCGTGGAGAAGAGGCGCGGGGTGGCTAGCCGTTGGCCAGCGCCTGTACGCGGTCGAGGGCGCCGTTGAAGTGGTTGTGGTCGCCGACCGTCGGGCCGGACGAGGTGTACTGCCACATCGTGTAGAAACCCCAGCCGGCCGGGAGCGTTCCGACCGTGGTGTTGTAACGGGCCACCCAGAGCGGGTTGGTGGCACCGAAGGCGGCGCTGTTGCCCGTGCAGGACTGCCACCAGCTCGTCGCGGTGTAGATGACCGCGTCACGCCCGGTGCGCGCCTTGTAGGTGTTCACGAAGTCGCGGATCCAGGAGACCATCCCGGCCGCGGTCTTGCCGTAGCACTGCGCGCCGTACGGGTTCCACTCGATGTCGAGCACGCCGGGCAGTGTCTTGCCGTCCCTGGACCAGCCGCCGCCGTGGTCCACGAAGTAGTTGGCCTGGGTGGCGCCGCTCGTGGTGTCCGGGGTGGCGAAGTGGTACGCGCCGCGGATCATCCCCACGTTGTACGAGCCGTTGTACTGCTGCGCGAAGTACGGGTTCGTGTAGTACGTGCCCTCGGTGGCCTTGGTGTAGGCCCACTTCACACCACTGTTCCAGAGCGTCGACCAGGCGACGTTGCCCTGGTGGCTGCTCACGTCCACGCCTTCGGTCTGGGCGGCG harbors:
- a CDS encoding lysozyme, with amino-acid sequence MPVHRSGSTTARRSRFAAAGTLLAALSLLIALPGAAGASPTAGGAAKPARGTATMGMGVIAHDGQGNLGGSATTLAAQTEGVDVSSHQGNVAWSTLWNSGVKWAYTKATEGTYYTNPYFAQQYNGSYNVGMIRGAYHFATPDTTSGATQANYFVDHGGGWSRDGKTLPGVLDIEWNPYGAQCYGKTAAGMVSWIRDFVNTYKARTGRDAVIYTATSWWQSCTGNSAAFGATNPLWVARYNTTVGTLPAGWGFYTMWQYTSSGPTVGDHNHFNGALDRVQALANG